The Leptodactylus fuscus isolate aLepFus1 chromosome 3, aLepFus1.hap2, whole genome shotgun sequence genome has a segment encoding these proteins:
- the MOCS1 gene encoding molybdenum cofactor biosynthesis protein 1 isoform X4, with amino-acid sequence MAAGARRVCGLLTGRGLRVRLWDGCRRGCVSGAPAVEVPTAVQSLTPRADRRRFLGDDVAPFSAFLTDSFGRQHKYLRISLTEKCNLRCQYCMPEEGVKLTPKSELLSTAEILTLARLFVQEGVDKIRLTGGEPLIRPDVVDIIAQLRKLEGLKTIALTTNGINLARLLPKLQEAGVDVLNVSLDTLVPAKFEFIVRRKGFHKVMEGIQRAVELGYNPVKVNCVVMRGLNEDELLDFVALTEKQPLEVRFIEYMPFDGNKWNFKKMVSYQEMLDTIRQKWPELEKVPVEISSTSKAYKVPGFQGQIGFITSMSEHFCGSCNRLRITADGNLKVCLFGNSEVSLRDWLRKGASEEELIQVIGAAVGRKKKQHAGMFSISQMKNRPMILIGG; translated from the exons ATGGCAGCGGGCGCAAGACGGGTGTGCGGGTTGCTGACGGGCAGGGGGCTCCGGGTCAGACTCTGGGATGGCTGCAGGCGAGGCTGTGTGTCCGGAGCGCCCGCGGTGGAGGTGCCCACAGCCGTACAG AGTTTGACCCCGCGCGCAGACAGAAGGCGATTCCTGGGCGATGACGTCGCGCCCTTCTCCGCCTTCCTCACCGACAGCTTTGGGCGACAGCACAAATATCTAAGGATCTCACTGACTGAGAAGTGTAACCTGCGGT GTCAGTACTGTATGCCTGAAGAGGGGGTGAAGCTGACCCCGAAGAGCGAACTGCTGAGCACCGCCGAGATCCTGACCCTGGCCCGACTCTTTGTACAGGAGGGAGTGGACAAAATCCGCCTGACCGGTGGGGAACCGCTTATCCGGCCGGACGTGGTGGACATCATAG CACAACTGAGGAAACTGGAAGGGTTAAAAACAATTGCACTGACAACAAATGGCATCAACCTGGCGCGGCTGTTACCCAAGCTGCAGGAGGCGGGCGTGGACGTCCTGAACGTCAGCCTGGACACGCTGGTGCCTGCCAAGTTCGAGTTCATTGTGCGCAGGAAAG GCTTCCATAAGGTGATGGAGGGCATCCAGCGGGCGGTGGAGCTGGGCTACAATCCTGTGAAG GTGAACTGTGTGGTGATGAGAGGGTTAAATGAAGACGAACTCCTGGACTTTGTAGCCCTGACGGAGAAGCAACCGCTGGAGGTGCGATTCATCGAGTACATGCCCTTCGATG GTAACAAGTGGAACTTTAAGAAGATGGTGAGTTACCAGGAGATGCTGGACACTATCCGCCAGAAGTGGCCAGAGCTGGAGAAGGTCCCTGTTGAGATTTCGAGCACCTCCAAG GCCTACAAAGTTCCCGGCTTCCAGGGGCAGATCGGCTTCATCACCTCCATGTCTGAGCACTTCTGCGGATCCTGTAACCGACTGCGGATCACGGCGGATGGTAATCTCAAG GTTTGCCTCTTTGGGAACTCAGAAGTGTCTCTTAGAGATTGGCTGCGTAAGGGAGCGAGCGAGGAGGAGCTGATACAGGTTATTGGGGCGGCTGTGGGGCGGAAGAAGAAGCAGCACGCGG GTATGTTCAGCATCTCCCAGATGAAAAACCGTCCCATGATCCTGATTGGTGGGTGA
- the MOCS1 gene encoding molybdenum cofactor biosynthesis protein 1 isoform X2 — MAAGARRVCGLLTGRGLRVRLWDGCRRGCVSGAPAVESLTPRADRRRFLGDDVAPFSAFLTDSFGRQHKYLRISLTEKCNLRCQYCMPEEGVKLTPKSELLSTAEILTLARLFVQEGVDKIRLTGGEPLIRPDVVDIIAQLRKLEGLKTIALTTNGINLARLLPKLQEAGVDVLNVSLDTLVPAKFEFIVRRKGFHKVMEGIQRAVELGYNPVKVNCVVMRGLNEDELLDFVALTEKQPLEVRFIEYMPFDGNKWNFKKMVSYQEMLDTIRQKWPELEKVPVEISSTSKAYKVPGFQGQIGFITSMSEHFCGSCNRLRITADGNLKVCLFGNSEVSLRDWLRKGASEEELIQVIGAAVGRKKKQHAGMFSISQMKNRPMILIGSPPYWFAVCDCYSIKESIRVFAAGGLLTGGRCALPLWRGRSRYLDFLLPDFRIVTSLVLPLRSFCSGPGAPHSQCLNTPQSSTDYLSNTHNNSGLQETSDHLTHVDRAGKVHMVDVGDKSISSRTAIATATIRLGPKVFSLVQSNQLKKGDVLTVAQIAGIQGAKLTAQLIPLCHNISLSQVKVSVSLDAATFTAVVTAECRTHGKTGVEMEALTAASVAALTIYDMCKAVTHDMVIEEVKLVSKTGGQRGDFLRGDAS; from the exons ATGGCAGCGGGCGCAAGACGGGTGTGCGGGTTGCTGACGGGCAGGGGGCTCCGGGTCAGACTCTGGGATGGCTGCAGGCGAGGCTGTGTGTCCGGAGCGCCCGCGGTGGAG AGTTTGACCCCGCGCGCAGACAGAAGGCGATTCCTGGGCGATGACGTCGCGCCCTTCTCCGCCTTCCTCACCGACAGCTTTGGGCGACAGCACAAATATCTAAGGATCTCACTGACTGAGAAGTGTAACCTGCGGT GTCAGTACTGTATGCCTGAAGAGGGGGTGAAGCTGACCCCGAAGAGCGAACTGCTGAGCACCGCCGAGATCCTGACCCTGGCCCGACTCTTTGTACAGGAGGGAGTGGACAAAATCCGCCTGACCGGTGGGGAACCGCTTATCCGGCCGGACGTGGTGGACATCATAG CACAACTGAGGAAACTGGAAGGGTTAAAAACAATTGCACTGACAACAAATGGCATCAACCTGGCGCGGCTGTTACCCAAGCTGCAGGAGGCGGGCGTGGACGTCCTGAACGTCAGCCTGGACACGCTGGTGCCTGCCAAGTTCGAGTTCATTGTGCGCAGGAAAG GCTTCCATAAGGTGATGGAGGGCATCCAGCGGGCGGTGGAGCTGGGCTACAATCCTGTGAAG GTGAACTGTGTGGTGATGAGAGGGTTAAATGAAGACGAACTCCTGGACTTTGTAGCCCTGACGGAGAAGCAACCGCTGGAGGTGCGATTCATCGAGTACATGCCCTTCGATG GTAACAAGTGGAACTTTAAGAAGATGGTGAGTTACCAGGAGATGCTGGACACTATCCGCCAGAAGTGGCCAGAGCTGGAGAAGGTCCCTGTTGAGATTTCGAGCACCTCCAAG GCCTACAAAGTTCCCGGCTTCCAGGGGCAGATCGGCTTCATCACCTCCATGTCTGAGCACTTCTGCGGATCCTGTAACCGACTGCGGATCACGGCGGATGGTAATCTCAAG GTTTGCCTCTTTGGGAACTCAGAAGTGTCTCTTAGAGATTGGCTGCGTAAGGGAGCGAGCGAGGAGGAGCTGATACAGGTTATTGGGGCGGCTGTGGGGCGGAAGAAGAAGCAGCACGCGG GTATGTTCAGCATCTCCCAGATGAAAAACCGTCCCATGATCCTGATTG GTTCTCCTCCCTATTGGTTCGCTGTCTGTGACTGTTACTCTATAAAGGAATCAATCAGAGTCTTTGCTGCTGGTGGCCTGCTAACAGGGGGGCGCTGCGCCCTGCCCTTGTGGAGGGGGAGGAGCAGGTATCTGGACTTCTTGCTGCCTGATTTTCGTATAGTGACTAGTTTGGTGCTTCCTCTGCGCAGTTTCTGCAGTGGCCCCGGGGCCCCCCATTCTCAGTGCCTTAATACCCCTCAGTCTTCCACTGACTATTTATCCAATACGCACAATAATTCTGGTTTACAGGAGACGTCTGATCACTTGACGCACGTTGACCGCGCCGGGAAGGTTCACATGGTGGATGTTGGCGACAAGTCAATCTCCAGCCGCACCGCCATCGCTACGGCCACCATCCGCCTGGGGCCCAAAGTCTTCAGTCTAGTCCAATCCAATCAGTTGAAGAAGGGCGACGTCCTCACCGTGGCGCAGATCGCCGGCATTCAGGGCGCCAAACTGACCGCTCAGCTGATCCCTCTGTGCCATAATATTTCCCTCAGCCAAGTGAAGGTTTCCGTCAGCTTGGACGCCGCGACCTTCACAGCCGTGGTCACTGCCGAGTGTCGCACTCACGGTAAAACCGGGGTGGAGATGGAGGCGCTGACGGCAGCGAGTGTGGCGGCATTAACCATTTACGACATGTGCAAGGCCGTCACTCACGACATGGTGATCGAAGAGGTTAAACTTGTGAGCAAGACCGGCGGTCAGCGAGGAGACTTCCTGCGAGGTGACGCGAGCTGA
- the MOCS1 gene encoding molybdenum cofactor biosynthesis protein 1 isoform X1, whose product MAAGARRVCGLLTGRGLRVRLWDGCRRGCVSGAPAVEVPTAVQSLTPRADRRRFLGDDVAPFSAFLTDSFGRQHKYLRISLTEKCNLRCQYCMPEEGVKLTPKSELLSTAEILTLARLFVQEGVDKIRLTGGEPLIRPDVVDIIAQLRKLEGLKTIALTTNGINLARLLPKLQEAGVDVLNVSLDTLVPAKFEFIVRRKGFHKVMEGIQRAVELGYNPVKVNCVVMRGLNEDELLDFVALTEKQPLEVRFIEYMPFDGNKWNFKKMVSYQEMLDTIRQKWPELEKVPVEISSTSKAYKVPGFQGQIGFITSMSEHFCGSCNRLRITADGNLKVCLFGNSEVSLRDWLRKGASEEELIQVIGAAVGRKKKQHAGMFSISQMKNRPMILIGSPPYWFAVCDCYSIKESIRVFAAGGLLTGGRCALPLWRGRSRYLDFLLPDFRIVTSLVLPLRSFCSGPGAPHSQCLNTPQSSTDYLSNTHNNSGLQETSDHLTHVDRAGKVHMVDVGDKSISSRTAIATATIRLGPKVFSLVQSNQLKKGDVLTVAQIAGIQGAKLTAQLIPLCHNISLSQVKVSVSLDAATFTAVVTAECRTHGKTGVEMEALTAASVAALTIYDMCKAVTHDMVIEEVKLVSKTGGQRGDFLRGDAS is encoded by the exons ATGGCAGCGGGCGCAAGACGGGTGTGCGGGTTGCTGACGGGCAGGGGGCTCCGGGTCAGACTCTGGGATGGCTGCAGGCGAGGCTGTGTGTCCGGAGCGCCCGCGGTGGAGGTGCCCACAGCCGTACAG AGTTTGACCCCGCGCGCAGACAGAAGGCGATTCCTGGGCGATGACGTCGCGCCCTTCTCCGCCTTCCTCACCGACAGCTTTGGGCGACAGCACAAATATCTAAGGATCTCACTGACTGAGAAGTGTAACCTGCGGT GTCAGTACTGTATGCCTGAAGAGGGGGTGAAGCTGACCCCGAAGAGCGAACTGCTGAGCACCGCCGAGATCCTGACCCTGGCCCGACTCTTTGTACAGGAGGGAGTGGACAAAATCCGCCTGACCGGTGGGGAACCGCTTATCCGGCCGGACGTGGTGGACATCATAG CACAACTGAGGAAACTGGAAGGGTTAAAAACAATTGCACTGACAACAAATGGCATCAACCTGGCGCGGCTGTTACCCAAGCTGCAGGAGGCGGGCGTGGACGTCCTGAACGTCAGCCTGGACACGCTGGTGCCTGCCAAGTTCGAGTTCATTGTGCGCAGGAAAG GCTTCCATAAGGTGATGGAGGGCATCCAGCGGGCGGTGGAGCTGGGCTACAATCCTGTGAAG GTGAACTGTGTGGTGATGAGAGGGTTAAATGAAGACGAACTCCTGGACTTTGTAGCCCTGACGGAGAAGCAACCGCTGGAGGTGCGATTCATCGAGTACATGCCCTTCGATG GTAACAAGTGGAACTTTAAGAAGATGGTGAGTTACCAGGAGATGCTGGACACTATCCGCCAGAAGTGGCCAGAGCTGGAGAAGGTCCCTGTTGAGATTTCGAGCACCTCCAAG GCCTACAAAGTTCCCGGCTTCCAGGGGCAGATCGGCTTCATCACCTCCATGTCTGAGCACTTCTGCGGATCCTGTAACCGACTGCGGATCACGGCGGATGGTAATCTCAAG GTTTGCCTCTTTGGGAACTCAGAAGTGTCTCTTAGAGATTGGCTGCGTAAGGGAGCGAGCGAGGAGGAGCTGATACAGGTTATTGGGGCGGCTGTGGGGCGGAAGAAGAAGCAGCACGCGG GTATGTTCAGCATCTCCCAGATGAAAAACCGTCCCATGATCCTGATTG GTTCTCCTCCCTATTGGTTCGCTGTCTGTGACTGTTACTCTATAAAGGAATCAATCAGAGTCTTTGCTGCTGGTGGCCTGCTAACAGGGGGGCGCTGCGCCCTGCCCTTGTGGAGGGGGAGGAGCAGGTATCTGGACTTCTTGCTGCCTGATTTTCGTATAGTGACTAGTTTGGTGCTTCCTCTGCGCAGTTTCTGCAGTGGCCCCGGGGCCCCCCATTCTCAGTGCCTTAATACCCCTCAGTCTTCCACTGACTATTTATCCAATACGCACAATAATTCTGGTTTACAGGAGACGTCTGATCACTTGACGCACGTTGACCGCGCCGGGAAGGTTCACATGGTGGATGTTGGCGACAAGTCAATCTCCAGCCGCACCGCCATCGCTACGGCCACCATCCGCCTGGGGCCCAAAGTCTTCAGTCTAGTCCAATCCAATCAGTTGAAGAAGGGCGACGTCCTCACCGTGGCGCAGATCGCCGGCATTCAGGGCGCCAAACTGACCGCTCAGCTGATCCCTCTGTGCCATAATATTTCCCTCAGCCAAGTGAAGGTTTCCGTCAGCTTGGACGCCGCGACCTTCACAGCCGTGGTCACTGCCGAGTGTCGCACTCACGGTAAAACCGGGGTGGAGATGGAGGCGCTGACGGCAGCGAGTGTGGCGGCATTAACCATTTACGACATGTGCAAGGCCGTCACTCACGACATGGTGATCGAAGAGGTTAAACTTGTGAGCAAGACCGGCGGTCAGCGAGGAGACTTCCTGCGAGGTGACGCGAGCTGA
- the MOCS1 gene encoding molybdenum cofactor biosynthesis protein 1 isoform X3: MAAGARRVCGLLTGRGLRVRLWDGCRRGCVSGAPAVEVPTAVQSLTPRADRRRFLGDDVAPFSAFLTDSFGRQHKYLRISLTEKCNLRCQYCMPEEGVKLTPKSELLSTAEILTLARLFVQEGVDKIRLTGGEPLIRPDVVDIIAQLRKLEGLKTIALTTNGINLARLLPKLQEAGVDVLNVSLDTLVPAKFEFIVRRKGFHKVMEGIQRAVELGYNPVKVNCVVMRGLNEDELLDFVALTEKQPLEVRFIEYMPFDGNKWNFKKMVSYQEMLDTIRQKWPELEKVPVEISSTSKAYKVPGFQGQIGFITSMSEHFCGSCNRLRITADGNLKVCLFGNSEVSLRDWLRKGASEEELIQVIGAAVGRKKKQHAGSPPYWFAVCDCYSIKESIRVFAAGGLLTGGRCALPLWRGRSRYLDFLLPDFRIVTSLVLPLRSFCSGPGAPHSQCLNTPQSSTDYLSNTHNNSGLQETSDHLTHVDRAGKVHMVDVGDKSISSRTAIATATIRLGPKVFSLVQSNQLKKGDVLTVAQIAGIQGAKLTAQLIPLCHNISLSQVKVSVSLDAATFTAVVTAECRTHGKTGVEMEALTAASVAALTIYDMCKAVTHDMVIEEVKLVSKTGGQRGDFLRGDAS; this comes from the exons ATGGCAGCGGGCGCAAGACGGGTGTGCGGGTTGCTGACGGGCAGGGGGCTCCGGGTCAGACTCTGGGATGGCTGCAGGCGAGGCTGTGTGTCCGGAGCGCCCGCGGTGGAGGTGCCCACAGCCGTACAG AGTTTGACCCCGCGCGCAGACAGAAGGCGATTCCTGGGCGATGACGTCGCGCCCTTCTCCGCCTTCCTCACCGACAGCTTTGGGCGACAGCACAAATATCTAAGGATCTCACTGACTGAGAAGTGTAACCTGCGGT GTCAGTACTGTATGCCTGAAGAGGGGGTGAAGCTGACCCCGAAGAGCGAACTGCTGAGCACCGCCGAGATCCTGACCCTGGCCCGACTCTTTGTACAGGAGGGAGTGGACAAAATCCGCCTGACCGGTGGGGAACCGCTTATCCGGCCGGACGTGGTGGACATCATAG CACAACTGAGGAAACTGGAAGGGTTAAAAACAATTGCACTGACAACAAATGGCATCAACCTGGCGCGGCTGTTACCCAAGCTGCAGGAGGCGGGCGTGGACGTCCTGAACGTCAGCCTGGACACGCTGGTGCCTGCCAAGTTCGAGTTCATTGTGCGCAGGAAAG GCTTCCATAAGGTGATGGAGGGCATCCAGCGGGCGGTGGAGCTGGGCTACAATCCTGTGAAG GTGAACTGTGTGGTGATGAGAGGGTTAAATGAAGACGAACTCCTGGACTTTGTAGCCCTGACGGAGAAGCAACCGCTGGAGGTGCGATTCATCGAGTACATGCCCTTCGATG GTAACAAGTGGAACTTTAAGAAGATGGTGAGTTACCAGGAGATGCTGGACACTATCCGCCAGAAGTGGCCAGAGCTGGAGAAGGTCCCTGTTGAGATTTCGAGCACCTCCAAG GCCTACAAAGTTCCCGGCTTCCAGGGGCAGATCGGCTTCATCACCTCCATGTCTGAGCACTTCTGCGGATCCTGTAACCGACTGCGGATCACGGCGGATGGTAATCTCAAG GTTTGCCTCTTTGGGAACTCAGAAGTGTCTCTTAGAGATTGGCTGCGTAAGGGAGCGAGCGAGGAGGAGCTGATACAGGTTATTGGGGCGGCTGTGGGGCGGAAGAAGAAGCAGCACGCGG GTTCTCCTCCCTATTGGTTCGCTGTCTGTGACTGTTACTCTATAAAGGAATCAATCAGAGTCTTTGCTGCTGGTGGCCTGCTAACAGGGGGGCGCTGCGCCCTGCCCTTGTGGAGGGGGAGGAGCAGGTATCTGGACTTCTTGCTGCCTGATTTTCGTATAGTGACTAGTTTGGTGCTTCCTCTGCGCAGTTTCTGCAGTGGCCCCGGGGCCCCCCATTCTCAGTGCCTTAATACCCCTCAGTCTTCCACTGACTATTTATCCAATACGCACAATAATTCTGGTTTACAGGAGACGTCTGATCACTTGACGCACGTTGACCGCGCCGGGAAGGTTCACATGGTGGATGTTGGCGACAAGTCAATCTCCAGCCGCACCGCCATCGCTACGGCCACCATCCGCCTGGGGCCCAAAGTCTTCAGTCTAGTCCAATCCAATCAGTTGAAGAAGGGCGACGTCCTCACCGTGGCGCAGATCGCCGGCATTCAGGGCGCCAAACTGACCGCTCAGCTGATCCCTCTGTGCCATAATATTTCCCTCAGCCAAGTGAAGGTTTCCGTCAGCTTGGACGCCGCGACCTTCACAGCCGTGGTCACTGCCGAGTGTCGCACTCACGGTAAAACCGGGGTGGAGATGGAGGCGCTGACGGCAGCGAGTGTGGCGGCATTAACCATTTACGACATGTGCAAGGCCGTCACTCACGACATGGTGATCGAAGAGGTTAAACTTGTGAGCAAGACCGGCGGTCAGCGAGGAGACTTCCTGCGAGGTGACGCGAGCTGA